A window of Sutcliffiella cohnii contains these coding sequences:
- a CDS encoding AraC family transcriptional regulator — protein MQIKDFRVDKSLKELTEHRTVVLPIACYETTIKQNINGNIPFHWHDELQFVLIVKGEALFQINEEKITVREGEGLFINSGCLHAAIDKNDSGCVYICLNVSPSFVLSQELFNSYVNPYIQATNIPFLHISPNETWGENILTSIKKINELFKQTQPYYEIDISLQLTLIWKNLIMNGIPLQFVQTELLKSQRMKQMLNWIHHNYAEKIQLENIAKAGHLSRSECCRYFKRILKKSPLNYVIDYRIQKSLLLLQQPESNVTDVAYQVGFNSTSYFIEKFRKTMNMTPLAYKKYKNKSRKYEQD, from the coding sequence GTGCAAATAAAAGATTTTCGAGTCGACAAAAGCCTAAAAGAATTAACAGAGCATCGTACGGTTGTGTTACCAATCGCGTGTTACGAAACGACCATTAAGCAAAATATTAATGGAAATATTCCATTTCATTGGCATGATGAATTACAGTTTGTTCTCATTGTGAAGGGAGAAGCTCTTTTTCAAATTAACGAAGAGAAAATTACTGTTAGAGAAGGGGAAGGGTTATTTATCAATAGTGGTTGTTTACATGCAGCAATAGATAAAAATGACTCTGGTTGTGTTTACATATGTTTAAATGTTTCTCCTAGTTTCGTTTTATCTCAAGAGCTGTTTAATTCGTATGTAAATCCGTATATACAGGCGACGAACATCCCGTTTTTGCACATATCACCAAATGAAACCTGGGGAGAAAACATTTTAACCTCTATTAAGAAAATAAATGAGTTATTTAAACAAACCCAACCTTACTATGAAATCGATATTAGTCTACAGTTAACGTTAATATGGAAAAATTTAATAATGAACGGTATTCCGTTACAATTTGTACAGACAGAATTGTTAAAAAGCCAAAGGATGAAGCAAATGCTAAATTGGATCCACCATAACTATGCGGAAAAAATTCAATTAGAAAATATCGCAAAGGCAGGTCATTTAAGTCGTTCTGAGTGCTGTCGATATTTCAAACGAATTTTAAAGAAATCACCATTAAATTACGTAATCGATTACCGCATTCAAAAAAGCTTACTATTACTTCAACAGCCTGAATCGAATGTAACAGATGTTGCTTACCAGGTAGGATTTAACAGCACCAGCTATTTCATTGAAAAGTTTCGAAAAACGATGAACATGACACCATTAGCATATAAAAAATACAAAAATAAAAGCAGAAAATACGAGCAGGATTAG
- a CDS encoding DUF1835 domain-containing protein, which yields MIINFKVVFPFVYFLIEPNRVLCYKIICDKYVTFLDLSTYNEWETYELNDGEEFEFFNPDNKKQLKGEGCFISQDDLNRMVDIINNCIQIHRRSINLSDMTSVHIVSPEYVAGSLRVGLDNPKTVIGFPDFLSIGPLWNFHEEKGQTLREEWLFDNINYELDDFDYRNKLNITIHQIVDIPSDVPINLWYGENADEQIGLRFILYALRNKDNDIFLMNSTELYRKYINAKEPLLHTGQIEPEILRLLFEQSKKNPPLSQKFRLKLLKEWEALSQTKEVLRAWDNGKVVGLPSDNYDKQIIGTLARLHKEQEKRDFIKVGQVIGNLIEHSNVPVNSHFLEYRIRYLIYHGVFELKGIPKSIRHYSVKLRS from the coding sequence ATGATTATAAATTTCAAAGTTGTATTTCCATTTGTCTATTTTTTAATCGAACCGAATCGAGTACTTTGTTATAAAATAATATGTGATAAATATGTAACTTTTTTGGATTTGAGTACGTATAACGAGTGGGAAACGTATGAATTAAATGATGGAGAAGAATTTGAGTTTTTTAACCCTGACAATAAGAAACAACTCAAAGGTGAGGGGTGCTTTATTTCACAAGATGACTTAAATAGAATGGTAGATATAATAAATAACTGTATCCAAATACACCGTCGTTCAATTAACCTTTCAGACATGACAAGTGTTCACATCGTTTCCCCAGAATATGTAGCGGGTTCATTAAGAGTAGGTCTAGACAATCCTAAAACTGTTATTGGTTTTCCAGATTTCTTATCCATTGGACCGTTGTGGAATTTCCATGAAGAAAAAGGACAAACTCTCCGAGAAGAATGGCTATTTGATAACATCAATTATGAGCTTGATGATTTCGATTATCGTAATAAACTAAATATTACTATTCATCAAATAGTGGATATACCTAGTGATGTGCCGATCAATCTTTGGTATGGAGAAAATGCTGATGAACAAATAGGACTTCGTTTTATCCTATATGCGTTAAGAAATAAAGATAATGACATTTTTCTAATGAATTCTACAGAACTTTATAGAAAATATATTAATGCCAAAGAGCCTTTACTTCATACAGGTCAGATCGAACCTGAAATATTAAGACTGCTTTTTGAACAAAGTAAGAAAAATCCACCATTATCACAAAAATTCAGATTAAAGCTTTTAAAAGAATGGGAGGCTTTATCTCAAACGAAAGAAGTGCTTCGTGCTTGGGACAACGGTAAAGTAGTTGGCTTACCGAGTGACAACTATGACAAACAAATTATCGGGACTTTGGCAAGGTTACATAAAGAACAAGAAAAAAGAGACTTTATAAAAGTTGGGCAGGTTATCGGTAATTTGATCGAGCATTCGAATGTACCTGTTAATTCGCACTTTTTAGAATATAGAATCCGGTATTTAATTTATCATGGGGTATTTGAGTTGAAAGGTATACCGAAATCGATAAGGCATTATAGTGTTAAATTGCGTTCTTAA
- a CDS encoding SMI1/KNR4 family protein, whose product MWKDYLSNISVECQFQNPVTKFELQSVEDNLHVKIPAKILELYKETNGVFGHYGISYIWSTEQMIRENLFARNLHNNMDNFLFISDAGNGDLFGYSFVDGMQQNECIYCWNHEDGRVKIISPSLEEFLKGWILGEISI is encoded by the coding sequence ATGTGGAAGGACTACTTAAGCAATATTTCAGTAGAGTGTCAGTTTCAAAATCCTGTAACAAAATTTGAACTACAATCAGTTGAAGATAACTTACATGTAAAAATCCCAGCAAAAATATTGGAACTATACAAAGAGACAAATGGTGTATTTGGTCATTATGGGATTTCATACATTTGGTCAACCGAACAAATGATACGTGAAAACCTGTTTGCTAGAAACTTACATAATAATATGGATAACTTTTTATTTATTTCAGATGCAGGGAACGGAGATTTATTTGGCTATTCTTTTGTAGACGGAATGCAGCAAAATGAATGCATATATTGCTGGAATCACGAGGATGGTCGTGTGAAAATAATCTCCCCGTCGTTAGAAGAGTTTCTAAAAGGCTGGATACTGGGCGAAATTTCAATTTGA
- a CDS encoding DUF6886 family protein gives MRLFHVSEQPDISKFVPRIPTRQDMDQSKGLVWAINEKCLPNFLTPRNCPRVTYHCNERTTEDDKNRYMSSKTTNHVVAIEHKWFSTMRDTTLYLYEFNSTDFYLLDRCAGYYVSEKTQVPINRFVVNDLLMELIHRKVEVRIVDSLWDLCEKIQTTSFDWSMCKMGNAQRN, from the coding sequence ATGCGACTTTTTCACGTAAGCGAACAACCTGACATTTCAAAGTTCGTACCTCGAATACCTACTAGACAAGATATGGATCAAAGTAAAGGGTTAGTTTGGGCAATTAATGAAAAATGTTTACCTAACTTCTTAACACCTAGAAATTGTCCGAGAGTTACATATCATTGTAACGAGCGTACCACAGAGGACGATAAAAACCGCTATATGTCTTCTAAAACTACAAACCACGTTGTTGCCATTGAGCATAAGTGGTTTTCTACTATGAGAGATACTACATTATACTTATATGAATTTAACAGTACTGATTTTTATCTACTCGACAGGTGTGCGGGCTATTATGTAAGTGAAAAAACTCAAGTTCCTATCAATAGATTTGTAGTGAATGATTTATTGATGGAATTAATCCATCGAAAAGTAGAAGTAAGAATAGTTGATAGCCTTTGGGATTTATGTGAAAAGATTCAAACAACAAGCTTTGATTGGTCCATGTGCAAAATGGGAAATGCACAAAGGAACTAG
- a CDS encoding GNAT family N-acetyltransferase has translation MKIRLAQTKDIKQLIQMRWDFTIEHDESKRNASFEDFEKECHSFLEGAINGNQWFIWVVEEDEKVVSHIYIELIQKVPRPGRVTYPFAYMTNVYTVPAYRGKGVGSELLSYINKWIEENNYEFVIVWPSDEAINYYKKNGYKHCTEPMEYFPG, from the coding sequence ATGAAAATTAGACTTGCACAAACAAAAGATATTAAGCAATTAATACAAATGAGATGGGATTTTACGATTGAGCATGATGAAAGTAAACGAAACGCATCATTTGAAGACTTTGAAAAAGAATGCCACTCTTTTTTAGAAGGTGCTATAAACGGCAATCAATGGTTCATTTGGGTAGTCGAAGAAGATGAAAAAGTTGTATCTCATATTTACATCGAATTAATCCAAAAGGTTCCGCGACCTGGTAGGGTAACTTATCCGTTCGCCTACATGACAAACGTATACACTGTTCCAGCATATAGAGGGAAGGGTGTTGGTAGTGAACTTCTAAGTTACATAAATAAATGGATAGAAGAAAATAATTACGAATTCGTCATCGTATGGCCAAGTGACGAAGCTATTAATTATTATAAGAAAAATGGTTACAAACATTGTACAGAGCCGATGGAATATTTTCCTGGTTAA
- a CDS encoding YjdJ family protein, producing the protein MFKFFFQLGVAMMILLFSTFVSWYEGSAIIDHPWEWEYSTPFTQLNGEIQNGNQISQLDYFVYAAKFHPTFPLVMLISFLYLLILVSFQVLNTKHFIYFLSFVAASLFFLSYLVSNSSTIGGNVFFYFSMLTGIVCIATTICMKFLGSKRETTA; encoded by the coding sequence TTGTTTAAGTTTTTCTTTCAACTCGGAGTAGCAATGATGATCCTATTGTTTTCTACTTTTGTTTCTTGGTACGAAGGTAGCGCGATAATCGATCATCCGTGGGAATGGGAATATTCCACTCCGTTTACTCAGCTTAATGGAGAAATTCAGAATGGAAACCAAATATCACAGCTAGATTATTTTGTTTATGCGGCGAAATTCCATCCGACATTTCCATTAGTAATGTTAATCAGTTTTTTGTATCTATTAATTCTTGTTAGTTTCCAAGTCCTTAATACTAAACACTTTATATATTTTTTAAGTTTTGTAGCTGCATCCTTATTTTTTCTAAGTTATTTAGTTTCTAATTCATCAACAATAGGTGGGAACGTCTTTTTTTACTTTAGTATGTTAACTGGTATTGTATGTATTGCCACAACGATTTGCATGAAGTTTTTAGGTAGCAAAAGGGAAACTACTGCATAA
- a CDS encoding NUDIX hydrolase: MEPKWLEWAKQLQSIAQAGLTYSKDVYDMERFEQIRDISVEIMSQHTDIDNSIIKKLFANETGYATPKVDIRSVVFKENKILLVRENDGEWSLPGGWGDIGLTPSEVAVKEVKEESGYEVKAKKLIAVMDKKCHPHPPSPYHVYKMFIQCEIIGGHAQSGLETSEVGFFDENELPKLSVARNTKSQIQLAFKHLHNPQEPVYFD, translated from the coding sequence ATGGAACCTAAATGGTTAGAATGGGCAAAACAGCTTCAATCGATTGCCCAGGCGGGATTAACGTATTCAAAAGATGTTTATGATATGGAGCGGTTTGAGCAGATAAGAGATATTAGTGTAGAAATAATGTCTCAACATACAGATATAGACAATTCAATAATAAAAAAATTATTTGCAAACGAAACTGGTTATGCTACTCCAAAAGTAGATATAAGATCAGTAGTTTTTAAGGAAAATAAAATTTTATTAGTTAGGGAAAATGATGGGGAATGGTCTTTACCAGGCGGTTGGGGGGATATCGGCCTAACACCGAGTGAAGTGGCTGTAAAAGAAGTAAAAGAAGAATCTGGATATGAAGTAAAAGCTAAAAAATTGATAGCGGTAATGGATAAAAAGTGCCATCCGCATCCTCCGTCACCATATCATGTTTATAAAATGTTTATTCAATGTGAAATTATCGGGGGCCATGCACAATCAGGGCTGGAAACTAGTGAAGTTGGCTTTTTCGATGAAAACGAACTACCCAAATTATCTGTAGCAAGAAATACAAAATCCCAAATTCAACTAGCTTTTAAACATCTACATAATCCTCAAGAGCCTGTCTATTTTGACTAA
- a CDS encoding alpha/beta fold hydrolase: MLLFLHGGPGAAQIYCVDNYFKDLEESFIVVDWDQRGSGKSYNSKITKEPLTINQYLEDTKVLAEMLMKRFNKNKILLVGHSWGSIIGLLAVQKYPHLFQCYIGIGQVINLLEGEIIGYDYALKQSKLNNDISNRKKLEKIGPPPYPTLYKTALFRNILDKYGGYKYQQKTSLWNDYLKEMIESKHYRLTDTFKWFRGTNYLVKSLRDEMLTINFKEQVTSVAIPVYFLAGKYDYITPTTIVEEYYELIKSPAKKLIYFEKEGHDLHFENSKKFMEICQEILFSFEDSKQNFI; the protein is encoded by the coding sequence ATTCTTCTTTTTCTACATGGTGGTCCAGGAGCCGCTCAAATTTATTGTGTAGATAATTATTTTAAAGATTTAGAGGAAAGTTTCATTGTTGTTGATTGGGACCAAAGAGGTTCAGGGAAGAGTTACAATAGTAAAATTACTAAAGAACCATTAACGATTAATCAATATTTGGAGGATACAAAAGTTTTAGCTGAAATGCTAATGAAACGCTTTAACAAGAATAAGATCCTTTTAGTCGGTCATTCGTGGGGGAGCATCATTGGCTTGTTAGCGGTACAAAAATATCCGCATTTATTTCAATGTTATATAGGAATTGGTCAAGTTATTAACTTATTAGAAGGCGAAATAATAGGTTATGATTACGCCTTAAAACAATCTAAGTTGAATAATGACATTTCTAATCGAAAAAAATTAGAAAAAATAGGACCACCTCCGTATCCAACTCTATACAAAACTGCTCTATTTAGAAATATTCTAGATAAGTATGGCGGCTATAAGTATCAACAAAAAACGAGCCTATGGAATGATTATTTAAAAGAAATGATAGAGTCTAAGCATTATAGATTAACAGATACGTTTAAGTGGTTCAGAGGTACAAACTATTTAGTAAAAAGTCTAAGGGACGAGATGTTGACGATAAATTTTAAAGAGCAGGTAACATCAGTCGCTATTCCGGTGTATTTTCTAGCAGGGAAGTACGATTATATAACGCCAACTACAATAGTAGAGGAGTACTATGAGCTAATTAAAAGCCCAGCGAAAAAATTAATCTATTTTGAAAAAGAAGGACATGATCTTCATTTTGAAAATAGTAAAAAATTTATGGAGATTTGCCAAGAGATTTTATTTAGTTTTGAAGATAGTAAACAAAACTTTATATAG
- a CDS encoding alpha/beta hydrolase, protein MKKKLVIILSVCVILLMVAYGLIGNYFYNFALNANDEKEYLDENPHLEDSEALMAMADVAEEARVADNQFKLEYPPTAMSIVSNDKLQLKLHADMYKNGDSNSKWAIVAHGYTSSAAGMTRWVRNFYEEGFNVLAPDLRGHGNSEGNYIGMGWHDRLDMLQWIDEIIALDPEAEIVLFGISMGGATVMMASGEELPSNVRVIIEDCGYTSVSDVFTYQLDDLFGLPPFPVMNAANTVTKLRAGYDLYEASAVDQVAKNVTPMLFIHGDADTFVPYEMLEEVYEATTVDKEKLVIPGAGHGEAEKVDPETYWNTIWKFVGKYM, encoded by the coding sequence ATGAAAAAGAAACTTGTCATTATTTTATCTGTTTGCGTCATTTTATTAATGGTTGCTTACGGCTTAATTGGTAATTATTTTTATAATTTTGCACTGAATGCAAATGATGAAAAAGAATATTTAGATGAGAATCCACATTTGGAAGATAGCGAAGCTCTAATGGCGATGGCGGACGTAGCGGAAGAGGCACGGGTCGCTGATAATCAGTTTAAACTCGAGTACCCGCCGACTGCCATGTCCATCGTTTCAAATGATAAGCTTCAATTAAAACTACATGCTGATATGTATAAAAACGGTGATTCAAACTCTAAGTGGGCAATTGTGGCTCACGGATATACGAGCAGCGCGGCAGGTATGACAAGGTGGGTTCGCAATTTTTATGAAGAAGGGTTTAACGTACTAGCACCTGATCTTCGTGGACACGGTAATAGTGAAGGTAACTACATCGGAATGGGTTGGCATGATCGACTAGACATGTTGCAATGGATTGATGAAATAATTGCATTGGATCCAGAAGCTGAGATTGTCTTGTTCGGTATTTCTATGGGTGGCGCAACAGTAATGATGGCATCAGGTGAGGAACTACCTTCTAATGTAAGAGTTATTATTGAAGATTGTGGTTACACATCAGTTAGTGATGTGTTTACGTATCAGTTAGATGATTTGTTCGGTTTACCACCCTTTCCAGTAATGAATGCGGCTAACACAGTAACTAAATTACGTGCCGGCTACGATTTATACGAAGCGTCAGCAGTTGACCAAGTTGCTAAAAATGTAACACCGATGCTTTTCATACATGGTGATGCCGATACATTTGTTCCGTATGAAATGTTAGAAGAAGTATATGAAGCAACAACCGTGGATAAAGAAAAGCTTGTCATTCCTGGGGCTGGTCACGGAGAGGCGGAAAAAGTAGATCCAGAAACGTACTGGAACACAATATGGAAGTTCGTTGGGAAGTATATGTAA
- a CDS encoding DUF4367 domain-containing protein has protein sequence MPITYSNEIKQRKVVIHNNIEAVFIPKDTMKRILSWQDGDLYYEITYFSKVTPSELSKKQLVKMAESFN, from the coding sequence ATCCCCATTACATATTCTAATGAAATAAAGCAAAGGAAAGTTGTCATACACAATAACATAGAAGCAGTGTTTATTCCGAAAGACACAATGAAAAGAATCCTTTCATGGCAGGATGGAGATCTCTATTACGAAATCACATATTTCTCAAAAGTTACTCCATCAGAACTTAGTAAAAAGCAGCTCGTTAAAATGGCAGAGTCTTTTAATTAA
- a CDS encoding DMP19 family protein: MTKLEKMSKDDIWNAVIQIISSNDYPTESKMLNELFIVFQYYSELESGGHESFFNWMQGDIEEVGVSDYLNDLIYVLVKIGANECAVIMKKYGYEMWQFFKALEAGEMVEDSFYQVIEIADREYYSQDGKLEQLLEEYFVKVYPQLINE; the protein is encoded by the coding sequence ATGACAAAACTAGAAAAGATGAGTAAAGACGACATATGGAATGCAGTAATACAAATAATAAGTAGTAATGATTATCCAACAGAAAGTAAAATGCTCAACGAATTATTTATCGTCTTTCAGTACTATTCAGAGCTAGAAAGCGGAGGGCATGAAAGTTTCTTCAATTGGATGCAGGGGGATATTGAAGAAGTAGGTGTATCCGATTATTTAAACGATTTAATTTACGTTTTAGTAAAAATAGGTGCCAATGAATGTGCAGTTATTATGAAAAAGTATGGCTACGAGATGTGGCAGTTTTTTAAAGCTCTAGAAGCAGGGGAAATGGTCGAGGACAGTTTTTATCAGGTCATTGAAATAGCTGATCGAGAATATTACTCTCAAGATGGTAAACTAGAACAGCTATTAGAAGAGTATTTTGTAAAAGTATATCCACAATTAATCAATGAGTAG
- a CDS encoding DUF1284 domain-containing protein — protein MYRLRGHHLFCLLGYRGMGYSKEYVENMTKLHQTLRNDPETWIQIVKGPDQLCEKYPNTGEYHCKDKTIYERDAAILEKMDLKIGQMLKWKDIEFRIRQHVVPTDIQTVCESCSWRTYGVCEEGVQEMLDGKGLRKVE, from the coding sequence ATGTACAGATTGCGCGGACATCATTTATTTTGCCTACTTGGCTATCGAGGGATGGGGTATTCAAAAGAGTATGTGGAGAATATGACGAAATTGCATCAAACGCTTCGAAACGATCCTGAAACATGGATTCAAATCGTAAAAGGACCAGATCAATTGTGTGAAAAATATCCTAACACCGGTGAATATCATTGTAAAGACAAAACCATATATGAGCGGGATGCCGCTATTTTAGAAAAGATGGATTTAAAAATTGGGCAAATGCTAAAATGGAAAGACATTGAATTTCGAATTCGTCAGCATGTAGTGCCAACTGATATACAAACCGTTTGTGAGTCTTGTTCATGGAGAACATATGGTGTGTGTGAGGAAGGTGTACAGGAAATGTTGGATGGGAAAGGATTGAGAAAAGTAGAGTAA
- the tenA gene encoding thiaminase II yields the protein MKFTERLKEKLEPIWRQNHSHPFVVEMGNGTLDKEKFRFYMVQDYVYLIDYAKLFSIGALKATDVKTMEKFAALLHGTLHEEMDLHRSYAAQFGISPEELENAEPSPITLAYTHYMLHKGQNGTLAELVAALLPCAWSYWEIGKELSQIPGATDHELYGEWVRMYSSEEFGQLATWCIDLMDELAEGKSDTELLELEKIFLNTTRFEYMFWDMAYNNQMWPGE from the coding sequence ATGAAATTTACTGAGAGATTAAAAGAGAAGTTAGAGCCAATTTGGAGACAAAATCATTCCCATCCATTTGTGGTGGAAATGGGGAACGGGACACTAGATAAAGAGAAATTCAGATTTTATATGGTCCAAGATTATGTGTATTTAATTGACTATGCTAAATTGTTCAGTATTGGGGCATTAAAAGCAACAGATGTGAAAACGATGGAGAAATTTGCAGCGCTATTGCACGGAACGCTACATGAAGAAATGGATCTTCACCGTAGTTATGCAGCTCAGTTTGGTATATCTCCTGAAGAGTTAGAAAATGCGGAGCCGTCTCCTATCACTTTAGCTTATACACATTATATGTTACATAAAGGACAAAACGGGACGTTGGCGGAACTCGTAGCAGCCCTTTTGCCTTGTGCGTGGAGCTATTGGGAAATTGGGAAAGAGTTAAGTCAAATTCCTGGTGCAACGGATCATGAGTTGTATGGTGAATGGGTTCGTATGTACAGCTCAGAGGAATTTGGTCAGCTTGCAACGTGGTGTATTGATTTAATGGATGAATTAGCAGAAGGAAAATCGGACACTGAGCTACTAGAATTAGAGAAAATCTTTTTAAACACAACACGATTTGAATATATGTTCTGGGACATGGCGTACAACAACCAAATGTGGCCGGGAGAATAA
- a CDS encoding ABC transporter ATP-binding protein: MIEIKNLTKKYGSFTALDSLNLTIEKGTVFGFVGHNGAGKSTTFSILATLLAPTSGTAFVNGFDVTKEPHKVRKHIGYMPDFFGVYDQFKVEEYLDFYGASYQIPYEERQKLIPQLLDLVSLSHKKDAYVDLLSRGMKQRLCLARSLIHDPEVLILDEPASGLDPRARIEMREILRELKHMGKTIMISSHILPELAEMCDVLGVINGGKLVATGKVEEIQQQLQSNKVLKVLLLSDVQRAIQFFEDIPAVSNIQRSEQKENVISFAFEGTDEDQINLLKTALNNEIMILSFSQEESNLEDIFLEITKGVE, encoded by the coding sequence ATGATCGAAATTAAAAATCTCACAAAAAAATATGGTAGTTTTACAGCACTCGATTCCCTCAATCTTACTATTGAAAAAGGGACAGTTTTCGGGTTTGTTGGTCATAACGGAGCTGGGAAATCGACGACGTTTTCCATTCTCGCGACACTTCTTGCACCAACATCAGGTACTGCGTTCGTCAACGGTTTTGATGTCACGAAAGAACCGCATAAAGTTAGAAAACATATTGGATATATGCCTGATTTCTTCGGAGTGTATGATCAATTTAAAGTGGAGGAGTATTTAGATTTTTATGGTGCTAGTTATCAAATTCCTTACGAAGAACGTCAAAAACTAATTCCGCAATTGTTAGACTTAGTTAGTTTAAGTCATAAAAAAGATGCATACGTTGACTTACTTTCTCGCGGAATGAAGCAACGACTTTGCTTAGCAAGATCACTAATCCATGACCCAGAAGTATTAATTTTAGATGAGCCAGCATCTGGACTTGATCCGAGAGCGCGTATTGAAATGAGAGAAATATTACGAGAATTAAAACATATGGGGAAAACAATCATGATTTCATCACACATTCTTCCAGAGTTAGCAGAAATGTGTGATGTACTAGGTGTTATTAATGGTGGAAAGCTAGTTGCGACAGGAAAGGTAGAAGAAATTCAGCAACAGTTACAATCAAATAAAGTGTTAAAAGTATTGTTACTAAGTGATGTTCAACGAGCTATTCAATTTTTTGAAGATATTCCGGCTGTATCGAACATTCAACGGAGTGAACAAAAGGAAAATGTTATTTCTTTTGCATTTGAAGGGACAGACGAAGATCAAATCAATCTTTTAAAAACGGCATTAAATAATGAAATTATGATTTTGAGCTTCAGTCAGGAAGAATCCAATTTAGAAGATATCTTTTTAGAAATTACGAAAGGGGTGGAATAA
- a CDS encoding ABC transporter permease has translation MKAQMINPMLNKEFKLRFRTIKSFLAILLYLVVLGAIALFFIYMTTRYSSMGMFRPEQSKSMFMVMAFVQLALIFFMTPGLTAGVISSEREKQTLNILLTTQQTSTSIILSKLGSSLSFLLLIVLSSLPLYSIVFLFGGISPSLLFITFGTYLLTMLTLGSIGVFFSTIIKKTIVAMICTYGVAFFLAAGTAVLTFFTIAYTQQGMTTPSTNPAPYFIAMFNPFIYLMLNFEQHFKIEFETITGITMSLGIGMLISYLLLSALLIFISIKKLRPNMRPTKRKG, from the coding sequence ATGAAAGCCCAAATGATTAATCCGATGTTAAATAAAGAATTTAAATTACGCTTTCGAACGATTAAAAGCTTCCTAGCCATCCTATTATATTTAGTTGTGTTAGGAGCCATCGCCCTTTTCTTCATTTACATGACAACGAGGTATAGCTCGATGGGAATGTTTAGACCGGAACAGAGTAAATCCATGTTTATGGTTATGGCTTTCGTACAACTTGCGTTAATTTTCTTTATGACGCCAGGTTTAACTGCTGGTGTTATTAGTAGTGAACGAGAAAAACAAACATTAAATATTTTATTAACGACGCAGCAAACGTCGACAAGTATTATTTTAAGTAAGCTAGGATCTTCGTTGTCGTTTTTATTACTAATTGTTCTTTCATCACTTCCACTTTATAGTATCGTTTTCTTATTTGGTGGAATATCACCGTCGTTATTATTTATAACGTTCGGTACGTACCTTTTAACGATGCTCACATTGGGAAGTATTGGGGTATTCTTTTCAACTATTATTAAAAAGACAATTGTCGCTATGATATGTACGTACGGTGTAGCTTTCTTTTTAGCAGCAGGTACAGCAGTACTCACGTTTTTTACAATAGCGTACACACAACAAGGTATGACTACGCCAAGTACAAATCCAGCACCGTATTTTATTGCGATGTTTAACCCGTTTATTTACTTAATGTTAAATTTTGAGCAACATTTCAAAATTGAGTTCGAAACAATTACTGGTATAACAATGTCTTTAGGAATAGGAATGCTCATTTCCTATCTTTTACTTTCGGCTCTATTAATCTTTATTAGCATTAAAAAGCTCAGACCAAACATGAGACCAACGAAAAGGAAAGGGTAA